One window from the genome of Amycolatopsis sp. NBC_01480 encodes:
- a CDS encoding ROK family transcriptional regulator has product MRALNQRLVLQRLRDHGEATRPQIAGDTGLSKPTVGQALLDLEQYGLVRAAGHSLSGPGRAAVVYRAAPEAGHVAGVDIGRRSIRVAIADLDGSIVARLDEPNRCRSAGALVRTVSEAVSRAVASAGLAPRDVVATVVGTPGIPDARTGTVHRAPNLPGWERKGLLHELADELGAHGSELVVENDANLCAVGEHALGAALGVDVLVCLTVGTGIGMGVLVDGKLFRGAHGAAGEIADLPAGSGGARAKRPGPMEDAAAAHAVVAHARELGVTKARTAKDVFRLAREGDPLALQVVEAEAVHLAHVVAAVTAVLDPGLIVLGGGIGGNADLLAAPMRRTLAATTPFTAEIIAGQLGSEAVLAGAITTALSTARDLVFDRREPRRA; this is encoded by the coding sequence ATGCGGGCGTTGAACCAGCGTCTGGTGCTGCAACGGTTGCGCGATCACGGCGAGGCGACCCGTCCGCAGATCGCCGGGGACACCGGGTTGTCGAAGCCGACTGTCGGGCAGGCGTTGCTCGATCTGGAGCAGTACGGGCTCGTCCGGGCGGCCGGGCACAGCCTGTCCGGGCCGGGGCGCGCGGCCGTGGTGTACCGGGCCGCGCCGGAGGCCGGGCACGTGGCCGGGGTGGACATCGGGCGGCGGTCGATCCGGGTGGCCATCGCGGATCTGGACGGCAGCATCGTCGCGCGGCTGGACGAGCCGAACCGCTGCCGTTCGGCCGGCGCGCTGGTGCGGACGGTCAGCGAGGCCGTCTCGCGGGCGGTGGCTTCGGCCGGGTTGGCGCCGAGGGACGTCGTCGCGACGGTCGTCGGCACGCCGGGCATCCCGGACGCGCGCACCGGCACCGTGCACCGCGCGCCGAACCTGCCCGGCTGGGAGCGCAAGGGCCTGCTGCACGAGCTGGCCGACGAGCTGGGCGCGCACGGCTCGGAACTGGTGGTGGAGAACGACGCGAACCTGTGCGCGGTCGGCGAGCACGCGCTCGGCGCGGCGCTGGGGGTCGACGTGCTGGTGTGCCTGACCGTCGGCACCGGCATCGGAATGGGCGTGCTGGTGGACGGAAAGTTGTTCCGCGGTGCCCACGGCGCGGCCGGCGAGATCGCGGACCTGCCGGCGGGCTCCGGCGGCGCCCGTGCCAAACGCCCGGGCCCGATGGAGGACGCCGCGGCGGCGCACGCCGTGGTCGCGCACGCCCGAGAGCTGGGAGTCACCAAGGCCCGCACGGCAAAGGACGTCTTCCGCCTCGCCCGCGAAGGCGATCCGTTGGCCCTGCAGGTGGTCGAGGCGGAGGCCGTGCACCTGGCACACGTGGTGGCCGCGGTGACCGCCGTGCTCGACCCGGGCCTGATCGTCCTGGGCGGCGGCATCGGCGGCAACGCGGACCTCCTCGCCGCCCCGATGCGCCGCACCCTGGCCGCGACAACGCCATTCACCGCGGAGATCATCGCCGGCCAACTGGGCTCGGAAGCCGTCCTGGCCGGCGCGATCACCACCGCCCTCAGCACAGCCCGCGACCTGGTCTTCGACCGCCGCGAACCACGCCGCGCCTGA
- a CDS encoding LacI family DNA-binding transcriptional regulator: MVGIKDVARQAGVSIGTVSNVVNRPHVVAAATRNRVLSVIQELGYVRDESARQLRAGRSRILALLVLDLGNPFFVDVARGAEEAAHDEGLNIITCNSSQRVETEASYLAMLAEQRVRGVLLSPVDTAGDAMQAFRRSGIPYVFVDRKVPAEDASSVSVDDVAGGELAARHLLETGHRRIAFVNGPMLLTQCRDRDRGVRSGLAGSGAELSVLEAIGLDVTSGRDAGARLLGMSPRPTAVFCANDLLALGVLQAMVGAGVRVPAEMAIVGYDDIEFAGAAAVPLTSVRQPALRLGRTAASLLVAETGDEPPERRQVVFTPELVVRESTRVRPA; encoded by the coding sequence GTGGTCGGCATCAAGGACGTGGCCAGGCAGGCCGGCGTCTCGATCGGCACGGTGTCCAATGTGGTCAACCGGCCGCACGTGGTCGCCGCCGCCACGCGCAACCGCGTGCTGTCGGTGATCCAGGAGCTGGGCTACGTCCGCGACGAGTCCGCGCGGCAGCTGCGCGCGGGCCGCAGCCGGATCCTGGCGCTGCTGGTGCTGGACCTCGGCAACCCGTTTTTCGTCGACGTCGCCCGCGGCGCCGAGGAGGCCGCGCACGACGAGGGCCTCAACATCATCACCTGCAACAGCAGCCAGCGGGTGGAGACCGAGGCGTCCTACCTCGCGATGCTCGCCGAGCAGCGGGTCCGCGGGGTGCTGCTGAGCCCGGTCGACACGGCGGGCGACGCGATGCAGGCGTTCCGGCGCAGCGGGATCCCGTATGTGTTCGTGGACCGCAAGGTGCCCGCGGAGGACGCCAGCTCGGTGTCGGTGGACGACGTCGCCGGCGGGGAATTGGCGGCGCGGCACCTGCTGGAGACCGGGCACCGGCGGATCGCGTTCGTCAACGGCCCGATGCTGCTCACCCAGTGCCGCGACCGGGACCGCGGCGTGCGCTCGGGGCTGGCCGGCTCCGGCGCCGAGCTGTCCGTGCTGGAGGCGATCGGCCTCGACGTCACCTCGGGCCGCGACGCCGGCGCGCGTCTGCTCGGCATGAGCCCCCGCCCGACGGCCGTGTTCTGCGCCAACGACTTGCTCGCCCTCGGCGTGCTGCAGGCGATGGTCGGCGCGGGCGTCCGCGTCCCGGCCGAAATGGCGATCGTCGGCTACGACGACATCGAGTTCGCCGGCGCGGCGGCGGTCCCGCTGACGTCGGTGCGCCAGCCCGCCCTGCGCCTCGGCCGCACCGCCGCGAGCCTCCTGGTCGCGGAGACCGGTGACGAGCCACCGGAACGCCGTCAGGTCGTCTTCACCCCGGAACTCGTGGTCCGCGAATCGACCCGCGTTCGCCCGGCGTAA
- a CDS encoding glycoside hydrolase family 78 protein yields the protein MAVSVVAAVRFEHLDPALGVGTAEPRISWQVRTEDPGWAQTAYEVERDGGAPVRVESAEQVLVPWPFEPLASRARAVVRVRVASGESWSDWSEPTAVEAGLLDAGDWTARFVSPRTIGAIGGRAPVLSRKWTPRATVASARLYVTALGVHSATLNGSRIGDEVLDPGWTSYRNRLRYRTHDVTALLAQGENRLEVLLGNGWYRGRLGWTGKRGVYGDRVALLAQLEVRYDDGTTEVVATDEQWAAHESAVVDNDLYDGQRTDLRPHESVVDGVEVLPGPPGALVAPDGPPVRVTQVLPALTVSTSPSGATLVDFGQNLVGWVRLKVRGARAGQEVTVRHAEVLEDGELGTRPLRSAKATDSYVLDDAAEVVLAPEFTFHGFRYAEVTGVEGLAAADAEAVVVGSDLRRTGWFGCSEPLLERFHENVVWSMRGNFLDLPTDCPQRDERLGWTGDIQVFSPTASFLFDTAGFLSSWLKDLAAEQSDDGSVPFVVPDVLHTEAPAATAWGDAATVVPWVLHQRYGDVEVLRRQFPSMRGWVDRMAAATTDGVWAGGFQFGDWLDPDAPPDNPFAAKTDPDVVATAYLAHSAGIVADAARVLGFDEDAATYADIAARTREAFAREYVTASGRVVSDAQTAYALALEFALLPDAGQRAVAAGRLADLVRASGFRIGTGFVGTPLIADALTASGGPGLAYRLVLERGNPSWLYPVTMGATTIWERWDSMLPDGSVNPGEMTSFNHYALGAVADWLHRTVAGLAPSSPGYRSLEVRPQPDAALTHAWARHETPYGEASVSWRREDRRFTLDVVVPAGASATVHVPGAEPVHVTHGRHSWTVADPCAGGEVKPRTVRELIDAPALWASYTDVLVGFELATDAADLARQAAPYLDFAPAELPEFLARKDFAGAGAQARAAVEALLPG from the coding sequence TTGGCCGTCAGCGTCGTCGCAGCTGTCCGCTTCGAACACCTCGATCCCGCGCTCGGCGTCGGCACGGCCGAACCGCGGATCTCCTGGCAGGTCCGGACCGAAGACCCGGGCTGGGCGCAGACCGCGTACGAGGTGGAGCGAGACGGCGGCGCCCCCGTCCGCGTCGAGTCCGCCGAGCAGGTGCTGGTGCCGTGGCCGTTCGAGCCGTTGGCTTCACGGGCGCGCGCCGTCGTCCGCGTGCGCGTCGCCTCGGGGGAGAGCTGGAGCGATTGGAGCGAGCCGACGGCCGTCGAGGCGGGACTGCTCGACGCGGGGGACTGGACGGCCCGGTTCGTCAGCCCGCGCACCATCGGCGCGATCGGCGGGCGCGCGCCCGTCCTGAGTCGCAAGTGGACACCGCGCGCGACCGTCGCGTCGGCGCGGCTCTACGTCACCGCGCTCGGCGTCCACTCGGCCACGCTCAACGGCTCGCGGATCGGCGACGAGGTGCTCGACCCGGGCTGGACCAGCTACCGGAACCGGCTGCGGTACCGGACCCACGACGTCACCGCGCTGCTCGCCCAGGGTGAGAACCGGCTCGAAGTGCTGCTGGGCAACGGCTGGTACCGCGGCCGCCTCGGCTGGACCGGCAAACGCGGCGTGTACGGCGACCGCGTGGCCCTGCTGGCACAGCTGGAAGTCCGCTACGACGACGGCACCACGGAGGTCGTCGCCACCGACGAGCAGTGGGCCGCGCACGAGAGCGCCGTCGTCGACAACGATCTCTACGACGGCCAGCGCACCGACCTCCGCCCGCATGAGTCCGTTGTGGACGGTGTGGAGGTGCTACCGGGCCCGCCTGGCGCGCTCGTCGCCCCGGACGGCCCGCCGGTCCGCGTGACGCAGGTGCTGCCGGCCCTCACCGTCTCGACCTCGCCGTCGGGCGCGACGCTGGTGGACTTCGGGCAGAACCTCGTCGGCTGGGTGCGGCTGAAGGTCCGCGGTGCGCGGGCCGGCCAGGAGGTGACCGTGCGGCACGCCGAAGTGCTCGAAGACGGCGAGCTGGGCACCCGGCCGCTGCGCAGCGCGAAGGCGACCGATTCGTACGTGCTCGACGACGCGGCCGAGGTGGTGCTGGCGCCGGAATTCACCTTCCACGGCTTCCGCTACGCCGAGGTCACCGGCGTCGAAGGCCTCGCCGCGGCCGACGCCGAGGCCGTTGTGGTGGGCAGCGACCTGCGCCGCACCGGCTGGTTCGGCTGCTCGGAGCCGCTGCTGGAGCGGTTCCACGAGAACGTGGTGTGGAGCATGCGCGGCAACTTCCTCGACCTGCCCACCGACTGCCCGCAGCGCGACGAGCGGCTCGGCTGGACCGGCGACATCCAGGTGTTCTCGCCGACCGCCTCGTTCCTCTTCGACACCGCCGGCTTCCTGTCGTCGTGGCTGAAGGACCTGGCCGCGGAGCAGTCCGACGACGGCTCGGTGCCGTTTGTGGTGCCCGACGTGCTGCACACCGAAGCACCCGCAGCGACGGCGTGGGGCGACGCGGCGACCGTCGTGCCGTGGGTGCTGCACCAGCGCTACGGCGACGTCGAGGTGTTGCGGCGGCAGTTCCCCAGCATGCGTGGCTGGGTCGACCGGATGGCCGCGGCGACTACTGACGGCGTCTGGGCGGGCGGCTTCCAGTTCGGCGACTGGCTGGACCCGGACGCGCCGCCGGACAACCCGTTCGCGGCGAAGACCGACCCGGACGTCGTCGCCACGGCTTACCTCGCGCACTCGGCGGGCATTGTCGCGGACGCCGCGCGCGTACTGGGCTTCGACGAAGACGCGGCGACGTACGCAGACATCGCCGCGCGTACGCGGGAGGCCTTCGCGCGGGAGTACGTCACGGCCTCCGGACGCGTCGTGAGCGACGCGCAGACGGCGTACGCGCTAGCGTTGGAGTTCGCGCTCCTGCCGGACGCCGGGCAGCGCGCCGTGGCCGCCGGCCGGCTCGCGGATCTGGTGCGCGCCAGCGGTTTCCGCATCGGCACCGGGTTCGTCGGGACACCGCTGATCGCGGACGCGCTGACCGCCTCGGGTGGTCCCGGCCTCGCGTACCGGCTGGTGCTGGAACGCGGTAACCCGTCGTGGCTCTACCCGGTGACCATGGGCGCCACCACGATCTGGGAACGCTGGGACTCGATGCTGCCGGACGGCTCGGTGAACCCGGGCGAGATGACGTCGTTCAACCATTACGCGCTCGGCGCCGTCGCGGACTGGCTGCACCGGACGGTCGCCGGGCTCGCGCCGTCGTCGCCGGGCTACCGCTCGCTGGAGGTCCGACCGCAGCCGGACGCGGCGCTGACCCACGCGTGGGCACGGCACGAGACGCCGTACGGCGAGGCCTCGGTGTCTTGGCGGCGCGAGGACCGCCGGTTCACGCTCGACGTCGTCGTCCCGGCGGGCGCTTCGGCCACCGTGCACGTGCCCGGCGCGGAGCCCGTCCACGTGACGCACGGGCGGCATTCGTGGACGGTGGCGGACCCTTGTGCCGGCGGTGAGGTCAAGCCGCGGACGGTGCGGGAGCTGATCGACGCGCCGGCGCTGTGGGCTTCGTACACCGACGTGCTGGTCGGTTTCGAGCTGGCCACCGACGCGGCCGACCTCGCCCGCCAGGCCGCGCCTTATCTGGACTTCGCCCCGGCCGAGCTGCCGGAGTTCCTGGCGCGCAAGGACTTCGCCGGGGCCGGCGCCCAGGCCCGGGCCGCGGTGGAGGCACTGCTGCCCGGCTGA
- a CDS encoding ROK family protein gives MTSEELVLGIDFGGTKVALGLARRDGTLLATRRLDTDAAAGAEQVVTRALAGARSLVADERAHLGSVGVVSPGIVLPDRILLAPNVPGWERLHLKELVAAEFPDLPIAVGTDAKAAALAEWKWGTLAGADPAVFLSLGTGIAAAVLVGGRLLTGANGAAGEIGYNLLAPPDTDGFASGAAPLEEAVGGRGLGSRASALLGRPVTAGELFALARENTQAKELVTAALDELSMHVANLAIAFDPQRVSVGGGLVRSADVLLPALRDRLAAAVPFPPELVPARFDQDASLLGAVALALGEG, from the coding sequence GTGACGTCCGAAGAACTGGTCCTGGGCATCGATTTCGGCGGCACGAAGGTGGCGCTGGGCCTCGCCCGCCGTGACGGCACCCTGCTGGCCACGCGCCGGCTGGACACCGACGCGGCGGCGGGGGCCGAGCAGGTGGTGACGCGCGCGCTCGCCGGGGCCAGGTCCCTGGTCGCCGACGAGCGCGCGCACCTGGGCTCGGTGGGCGTGGTCAGCCCCGGGATCGTGCTGCCGGACCGCATCCTCCTCGCGCCGAACGTGCCGGGGTGGGAGCGGCTGCACCTGAAGGAGCTGGTGGCCGCCGAATTCCCGGACCTGCCGATCGCGGTCGGCACGGACGCGAAGGCGGCGGCGCTGGCGGAGTGGAAGTGGGGCACGCTCGCCGGGGCCGACCCGGCGGTGTTCCTCTCGCTGGGCACCGGCATCGCGGCGGCGGTGCTGGTCGGCGGCCGCCTGCTGACCGGCGCCAACGGGGCCGCGGGCGAGATCGGCTACAACCTGCTCGCCCCGCCGGACACCGACGGTTTCGCCAGCGGTGCGGCGCCGCTGGAGGAGGCCGTGGGCGGGCGCGGGCTGGGCAGCCGGGCGAGCGCGCTGCTCGGCCGCCCGGTCACCGCCGGCGAGCTGTTCGCCTTGGCCCGGGAGAACACCCAGGCCAAGGAACTGGTCACGGCGGCCCTCGACGAGCTGTCCATGCACGTGGCCAACCTGGCCATCGCGTTCGACCCGCAACGCGTCTCGGTGGGCGGCGGCCTGGTCCGCTCGGCCGATGTGCTGCTGCCCGCCCTGCGCGACCGCCTGGCCGCGGCGGTTCCGTTCCCGCCCGAACTGGTCCCGGCGCGGTTCGACCAGGACGCCTCCCTGCTCGGCGCCGTCGCGCTGGCGCTGGGGGAGGGTTAG
- a CDS encoding glycosyl hydrolase 2 galactose-binding domain-containing protein, with protein sequence MARIAAAAALILVPGVLSATTPASAQVTPQPQAAAARPHGLSTIGLAGWQVLTTASVKDGGAKVSAPGYSTAGWLPVKPDDAGAPGTEINALVQNGKCPNVFYSDNLRKCFGYVDKLGPVVTKPFSDPWWFRTDFDPSFTAGQSGKLTIPGIVGEGDVWVNGTLVAGKDVVSGAFAGHTFDVSKLLKPGKNSLAIKVYPNDPTKMYTLDNADWSQIPPDNNTGLQYPPTLQLSGALTGDNAHVVQDNAADLSTSSLTVKVDVTNNAATAQTGDVAATVTPPGGASAPVVAEQPVTVPAHGKQTVTFTPAKFPQLKIGKPQAWWPYSMGAQPLYTLGTAVSQGGVLSTSSSDTFGIRTVTSKLIGKSTPLPDGARKFAVNGKDFVFRGGGFAPDLFLHYDKADTAHQLALIKNMGLSGVRLEGHDMPQDFYDQADRAGLLVLGGFLCCDAWQPEDVSKLTERDYTIMHDSAYSIGQRERSHPSVIVYGWSDNAPVARQETESLNAFKDADFQVPIIASAEYKSTPTLGSSGEKEGPYDWVPPSYWYDTSHFDKTDSSRTNAGGSWGFASEQSAGHTVPTLDSIKRFLSPAEQAKLWQDPAYNQYHANFEPDHGGYAFGTLYTLDNSITHRYGAWDSLESYVESAQLANYENTRSQFESFLAHSTDKNNPSTGVVYWQLNKGWPTLLWSLYNDDGDQPGAFFGAKKANKPLHAIYGYDTGQVTVDNLGATGESGLSVQAKVYDTAGKVLDDQTAKNLSLGSQGVVTGVLKPKVPAETKAPAKAQVYFVELQVSQGGKVVDRNVYWMSTQKDVVDWGKTLGQPQATLSQYGDLTALRDLPKSQVGVTASTKAAPGPDGADTATTVTVTNTSKTPAVGFFLRADVRRGTPDGHAAAGDNQLAAATWDDNDITLWPGQSQTLTVSYKAADLHGAPAVISVAGFNTGSVVVPAGGHRGPHAAIPPKVEGTRE encoded by the coding sequence ATGGCCAGGATCGCCGCGGCCGCCGCGCTGATCCTGGTGCCCGGGGTGCTGAGCGCGACCACGCCGGCCTCGGCCCAGGTCACGCCGCAGCCGCAGGCCGCCGCCGCGCGGCCGCACGGGCTGTCCACGATCGGGCTGGCCGGCTGGCAGGTGCTCACCACCGCGAGCGTCAAGGACGGCGGCGCCAAGGTGTCCGCTCCCGGCTATTCCACCGCGGGCTGGCTGCCGGTGAAGCCGGACGACGCCGGCGCGCCCGGCACCGAGATCAACGCGCTGGTGCAGAACGGCAAGTGCCCCAACGTCTTCTACTCCGACAACCTGCGCAAGTGCTTCGGCTACGTGGACAAGCTCGGCCCGGTGGTGACCAAGCCGTTCTCCGACCCGTGGTGGTTCCGCACGGACTTCGACCCGTCGTTCACCGCGGGCCAGTCCGGCAAGCTGACCATCCCGGGCATCGTCGGCGAGGGCGACGTCTGGGTCAACGGCACGCTGGTGGCGGGCAAGGACGTGGTGAGCGGCGCGTTCGCCGGGCACACTTTCGACGTCTCGAAGCTGCTGAAGCCGGGCAAGAACAGCCTGGCGATCAAGGTCTACCCGAACGACCCGACCAAGATGTACACCCTCGACAACGCCGACTGGAGCCAGATCCCACCGGACAACAACACCGGCCTCCAGTACCCGCCGACGCTGCAGCTGTCCGGCGCGCTCACCGGCGACAACGCCCACGTGGTGCAAGACAACGCGGCCGACCTGTCCACGTCCTCGCTCACGGTGAAGGTGGACGTCACGAACAACGCGGCGACCGCGCAGACCGGTGATGTCGCGGCCACCGTCACCCCGCCTGGGGGTGCCAGTGCCCCGGTCGTGGCCGAGCAGCCGGTCACGGTTCCCGCGCACGGCAAGCAGACCGTGACGTTCACGCCGGCGAAGTTCCCGCAGCTGAAGATCGGTAAGCCGCAGGCGTGGTGGCCGTACTCGATGGGCGCACAGCCGCTGTACACCCTGGGCACGGCGGTTTCCCAGGGCGGCGTGCTGTCCACGTCCTCTTCGGACACTTTCGGCATCCGCACGGTGACCTCGAAGCTGATCGGCAAGTCCACCCCGCTGCCCGACGGCGCGCGCAAGTTCGCCGTCAACGGCAAGGACTTCGTGTTCCGCGGCGGCGGCTTCGCGCCGGACCTGTTCCTGCACTACGACAAGGCCGACACCGCGCACCAGCTCGCGCTGATCAAGAACATGGGCCTGTCCGGCGTCCGGCTCGAGGGTCACGACATGCCGCAGGACTTCTACGACCAGGCCGACCGCGCCGGGCTGCTGGTACTCGGCGGCTTCCTGTGCTGTGACGCCTGGCAGCCCGAGGACGTCTCGAAGCTGACCGAGCGCGACTACACGATCATGCACGACTCGGCCTACTCGATCGGCCAGCGCGAGCGCAGCCACCCGAGCGTCATCGTCTACGGCTGGAGCGACAACGCGCCGGTCGCGCGCCAGGAGACCGAGAGCCTGAACGCCTTCAAGGACGCGGACTTCCAGGTCCCGATCATCGCCTCGGCGGAGTACAAGAGCACGCCGACGCTGGGCAGCTCGGGGGAGAAGGAGGGGCCGTACGACTGGGTCCCGCCGTCCTACTGGTACGACACCTCGCACTTCGACAAGACCGATTCGAGCCGCACCAACGCGGGCGGCTCGTGGGGCTTCGCCAGTGAGCAGAGCGCCGGGCACACCGTGCCGACGCTGGACTCGATCAAGCGGTTCCTCTCCCCGGCCGAGCAGGCGAAGCTGTGGCAGGACCCGGCGTACAACCAGTACCACGCCAATTTCGAGCCCGACCACGGCGGTTACGCCTTCGGCACGCTGTACACATTGGACAACTCCATCACCCACCGGTACGGCGCCTGGGACTCGCTCGAGTCCTATGTGGAGTCCGCGCAGCTGGCGAACTACGAGAACACCCGCTCGCAGTTCGAGTCCTTCCTGGCGCACTCCACGGACAAGAACAACCCGTCCACCGGCGTCGTCTACTGGCAGCTGAACAAGGGCTGGCCGACGCTGCTCTGGTCGCTGTACAACGACGACGGCGACCAGCCGGGCGCGTTCTTCGGCGCGAAGAAGGCCAACAAGCCGTTGCACGCGATCTACGGCTACGACACCGGGCAGGTGACCGTCGACAACCTCGGCGCCACCGGGGAGTCCGGGCTTTCGGTGCAGGCGAAGGTCTACGACACCGCGGGCAAGGTGCTCGACGACCAGACCGCGAAGAACCTCTCGCTCGGCAGCCAGGGCGTGGTGACCGGCGTGCTGAAGCCGAAGGTGCCGGCCGAGACGAAGGCGCCGGCCAAGGCGCAGGTGTACTTCGTCGAGCTGCAGGTCAGCCAGGGCGGCAAGGTGGTCGACCGCAACGTCTACTGGATGTCCACGCAGAAGGACGTCGTCGACTGGGGCAAGACCCTGGGCCAGCCGCAGGCGACGCTGAGCCAGTACGGCGACCTGACGGCGCTGCGGGACCTGCCGAAGTCGCAGGTCGGCGTGACGGCCTCGACGAAGGCCGCGCCCGGTCCGGACGGCGCCGACACCGCGACCACGGTGACGGTGACCAACACGTCGAAGACCCCGGCCGTCGGGTTCTTCCTGCGGGCCGACGTCCGCCGGGGCACGCCGGACGGGCACGCGGCGGCCGGTGACAACCAGCTGGCCGCGGCGACCTGGGACGACAACGACATCACGTTGTGGCCCGGGCAGTCGCAGACGCTGACCGTCAGCTACAAGGCGGCGGACCTGCACGGCGCGCCGGCCGTGATCAGCGTGGCCGGGTTCAACACCGGCAGCGTCGTGGTGCCGGCCGGTGGGCATCGCGGGCCGCACGCGGCCATTCCGCCGAAGGTCGAGGGGACCCGCGAGTGA
- a CDS encoding APC family permease produces MSSPTRSGGPGAADLSPTGLERKIGPLQATAINMTQMCGIGPFVTIPAMVATMGGPQAMFGWIIGAIIALADGLVWAELGAALPGAGGTYVYLREAFQYRTGRLMPFLFAWSAVLFIPLIMSTGIIGLVQYLGYLIPGVTGDGGTTPLGKIIGIAIVVVIVLALFRRIGQISKLTTGLFVIMLFAVLAVIIAAFSHFSGAQAFAFTPGAFGSGGAFWGGLGAGLVIAIYDYLGYNTSAYLGGEVRNPGRTLPRSIIYSILGIMSLYFLLQVGVLGSIPLDELKSATSVASSVLEQAWGSVTAKVITVLIVIAAIGSVFAGLLGGSRVPFEAARDKVFLPVFAKLHPRLNLPTAGVLTMGVITAVGSLFTLTDVINAAVTVLVIIQSIAQVAAIVVLRHRQPRLNRPYRQWLYPVPTIIALAGWVYIYVSSTWLSIILSVAWILLGVVAFLIYAAAEKTWPFGPKEIRDAFASAGTTTTEGAQA; encoded by the coding sequence GTGAGCTCACCCACCCGTTCGGGGGGCCCGGGGGCGGCGGACCTTTCGCCCACCGGCCTCGAACGCAAGATCGGGCCGCTGCAGGCGACGGCGATCAACATGACGCAGATGTGCGGGATCGGCCCGTTCGTCACCATCCCCGCGATGGTCGCGACCATGGGCGGCCCGCAGGCGATGTTCGGCTGGATCATCGGCGCGATCATCGCCCTCGCCGACGGCCTCGTCTGGGCCGAGCTCGGCGCCGCGCTGCCCGGCGCCGGCGGCACGTACGTCTACCTCCGTGAGGCGTTCCAGTACCGCACCGGGCGGCTGATGCCGTTCCTGTTCGCGTGGAGCGCCGTGCTGTTCATCCCGCTGATCATGTCCACCGGCATCATCGGCCTGGTCCAGTACCTCGGCTACCTGATCCCCGGCGTGACCGGCGACGGCGGCACCACCCCGCTCGGCAAGATCATCGGCATCGCCATCGTCGTGGTGATCGTGCTCGCGCTGTTCCGCCGCATCGGGCAGATCAGCAAGCTCACCACCGGGCTGTTCGTGATCATGCTGTTCGCCGTGCTGGCCGTGATCATCGCGGCCTTCTCGCACTTCAGCGGCGCGCAGGCGTTCGCCTTCACACCCGGCGCGTTCGGCTCGGGCGGCGCGTTCTGGGGCGGCCTCGGCGCCGGCCTGGTCATCGCGATCTACGACTACCTCGGCTACAACACCTCGGCCTACCTCGGCGGCGAGGTGCGCAACCCCGGCCGGACACTGCCCCGCTCGATCATCTACTCCATCCTCGGCATCATGTCGCTCTACTTCCTGCTCCAGGTGGGCGTGCTCGGCTCGATCCCGTTGGACGAGCTGAAGAGCGCGACGTCGGTCGCCTCCAGCGTGCTGGAGCAGGCGTGGGGCTCGGTCACCGCGAAGGTGATCACCGTCCTGATCGTCATCGCCGCCATCGGCTCGGTGTTCGCCGGCCTGCTCGGCGGCTCGCGCGTGCCGTTCGAAGCCGCGCGTGACAAGGTTTTCCTGCCCGTTTTCGCCAAGCTGCACCCGCGGCTCAACCTGCCCACGGCGGGCGTGCTCACCATGGGCGTGATCACCGCGGTCGGCTCGCTGTTCACCCTGACCGACGTCATCAACGCCGCCGTCACGGTGCTCGTGATCATCCAGTCGATCGCGCAGGTCGCCGCCATCGTGGTGCTGCGCCACCGCCAGCCGCGGCTCAACCGGCCGTACCGGCAGTGGCTCTACCCGGTCCCGACGATCATCGCGCTGGCCGGCTGGGTGTACATCTACGTCTCGAGCACCTGGCTCTCGATCATCCTGTCCGTGGCCTGGATCCTGCTCGGCGTCGTCGCCTTCCTGATCTACGCGGCGGCCGAGAAGACCTGGCCGTTCGGGCCGAAGGAAATCCGCGATGCGTTCGCCTCGGCGGGCACCACGACCACCGAAGGGGCTCAGGCATGA